From Pseudomonas sp. LS1212, the proteins below share one genomic window:
- the mnmH gene encoding tRNA 2-selenouridine(34) synthase MnmH, with product MRDNTTDYREIFLNDIPLMDVRAPVEFGKGAFPHTVNLPLMNDIERQRVGTCYKQHGQQAAIELGHSLVCGSVKQERIEAWAAFARSQPQGFLYCFRGGLRSQITQQWLTSEASIEYPRVIGGYKALRNFLIETTENAIAECDFVLVGGLTGTGKTEALAALRNTLDLEAHANHRGSSFGKHATPQPAQIDFENTLAIDLLKKRARGVSQFVLEDEGRMVGRCTIPLALYQGMQQFPLVWLEDSFDNRVERILKDYVIDLCAEFIEVHGSEQGFTLYAERLRQSLTSIVKRLGGERYQRLAAILDDALAEQQSRRTVELHREWITALLKEYYDPMYAYQRDAKGHRLEFSGNRHEVIEYLRARAIRH from the coding sequence ATGCGCGACAACACCACCGATTACCGCGAGATTTTCCTGAACGACATCCCGCTGATGGATGTGCGCGCGCCGGTCGAGTTCGGCAAGGGCGCCTTCCCGCACACGGTCAACCTGCCGTTGATGAACGATATCGAGCGCCAGCGCGTGGGCACCTGTTACAAGCAGCATGGCCAACAGGCCGCCATCGAGCTGGGCCATTCGCTGGTCTGCGGTTCGGTCAAACAAGAGCGGATTGAGGCATGGGCCGCGTTCGCCCGGTCGCAGCCGCAGGGTTTTCTTTATTGCTTTCGCGGCGGCCTGCGCTCGCAGATCACTCAACAGTGGCTCACGAGTGAAGCAAGTATCGAGTACCCCCGAGTGATCGGCGGCTACAAGGCGCTGCGTAACTTCCTGATTGAAACCACCGAGAACGCCATCGCCGAATGCGATTTCGTGCTGGTCGGAGGCTTGACCGGCACCGGCAAGACCGAAGCGCTGGCGGCACTGCGCAACACGCTGGACCTGGAAGCCCATGCCAACCACCGGGGTTCCAGCTTCGGCAAGCATGCGACGCCGCAACCGGCGCAGATCGATTTCGAGAACACCCTGGCCATCGACCTGCTCAAGAAGCGCGCCCGGGGTGTCAGCCAGTTCGTGCTCGAGGATGAAGGGCGCATGGTCGGCCGCTGTACCATTCCGCTGGCCTTGTACCAAGGCATGCAGCAGTTCCCGTTGGTGTGGCTGGAAGACAGTTTTGACAATCGGGTCGAGCGGATCCTCAAGGACTACGTCATCGACCTCTGCGCCGAATTCATTGAGGTCCATGGCAGTGAGCAGGGCTTTACCCTGTATGCCGAACGCTTGCGCCAGAGCCTGACCAGTATTGTCAAACGCCTGGGTGGCGAGCGCTATCAGCGCCTCGCAGCGATCCTGGACGACGCCCTGGCCGAGCAGCAAAGCCGGCGCACCGTCGAACTGCATCGCGAGTGGATCACTGCCTTGCTCAAGGAGTACTACGACCCGATGTATGCCTACCAGCGCGACGCCAAAGGTCATCGGCTGGAATTCAGCGGCAATCGTCATGAGGTGATCGAATATCTACGTGCGCGTGCTATACGACACTAA
- the selD gene encoding selenide, water dikinase SelD, which translates to MTDPIRLTQYSHGAGCGCKISPKVLEVILAGSGAQNLDPRLWVGNASRDDAAVYAIDEERGVVSTTDFFMPIVDDPFDFGRIAATNAISDIYAMGGDPLMAIAILGWPINVLAPEVAREVIRGGRAVCDAAGIPLAGGHSIDAPEPIFGLAVTGLVEKRFMKRNDTATEGCRLYLTKPLGIGILTTAEKKGLLRQADQHVARDLMCTLNKPGSRFGKLSGVKAMTDVTGFGLLGHLVEMADGSGLTARIEYERVPRIANIESYMDQGCIPGGTLRNFDSYGARIARLPEMPKLLLCDPQTSGGLLVAVEPSGEAEFLGVAAELGLDLTPIGELVGRQSHAVEVS; encoded by the coding sequence ATGACCGACCCCATCCGCCTCACCCAATACAGTCACGGCGCTGGCTGCGGGTGCAAGATTTCACCCAAGGTCCTGGAAGTCATTCTCGCCGGCAGCGGCGCGCAGAACCTTGACCCCAGGCTCTGGGTCGGTAACGCCTCGCGTGACGATGCGGCGGTGTATGCCATCGATGAAGAACGCGGCGTAGTCTCTACCACCGACTTTTTCATGCCGATTGTCGACGACCCGTTCGATTTCGGCCGTATCGCCGCCACCAACGCCATCAGCGACATCTACGCCATGGGTGGCGATCCGCTGATGGCCATCGCGATTCTGGGCTGGCCGATCAATGTGCTGGCGCCAGAGGTGGCCCGCGAAGTGATTCGCGGTGGCCGCGCGGTGTGCGATGCGGCGGGTATTCCATTGGCCGGTGGGCATTCGATCGATGCTCCGGAGCCGATTTTCGGCCTGGCGGTGACAGGCCTGGTCGAGAAGCGCTTCATGAAGCGCAACGACACCGCCACCGAGGGTTGCAGGCTGTACCTGACCAAGCCGCTGGGTATCGGCATTCTGACCACGGCCGAGAAGAAAGGCTTGCTGCGCCAGGCCGATCAGCACGTGGCACGCGACCTGATGTGCACGCTGAACAAGCCCGGCAGCCGCTTCGGCAAATTGAGCGGGGTCAAGGCGATGACCGACGTGACCGGTTTCGGCCTGCTCGGCCATCTGGTCGAGATGGCCGATGGCAGCGGCCTGACCGCACGCATCGAGTACGAACGTGTGCCACGTATTGCCAATATCGAATCCTATATGGACCAGGGCTGCATTCCAGGCGGTACCTTGCGCAATTTCGACAGCTATGGCGCCCGTATCGCGCGGCTGCCGGAGATGCCCAAACTGCTGCTGTGCGATCCGCAAACCAGCGGCGGATTGTTGGTGGCTGTGGAACCGAGTGGCGAAGCCGAGTTCCTCGGCGTGGCGGCCGAACTGGGCCTGGACCTGACGCCGATCGGCGAACTGGTGGGCCGACAGAGCCATGCGGTCGAGGTGTCGTGA
- a CDS encoding addiction module antidote protein — protein MSQLKTFEPSKYLTDEDTIAEFLTASLEDENPDVFLRALQEVAKARGMSQLAKDAGINRESLYKALAPGAKPRYDTVLKLLNALGVKLTAHHA, from the coding sequence ATGAGTCAGCTCAAAACCTTTGAGCCTTCAAAGTACCTGACCGATGAAGACACCATTGCGGAGTTTTTGACTGCCAGCCTCGAGGATGAAAATCCAGATGTGTTTCTGCGAGCCTTGCAAGAGGTAGCCAAGGCTCGTGGGATGAGCCAGTTAGCCAAGGACGCCGGGATCAATCGTGAGAGCTTGTACAAAGCATTGGCCCCAGGAGCAAAGCCGCGCTATGACACGGTGCTCAAACTGTTGAATGCATTGGGTGTAAAACTCACCGCTCATCACGCTTGA
- a CDS encoding universal stress protein, whose product MRSIQRILVAIPPVPDSPALLRGQQLALKLGAELDLLVYDPHADQSAFIERQVTNLRHHGVRARGEQADDDAAHAVLTACRAQESDLVIKQHFPIPRLKHLFITGEDDQLIRQLPVPLLLVRNDVPWEGGTVLAAMDVEHHDADHVALQGNVMDYASNLSEMFGASLHVVCAYSPALMPQNGPDVTIDQIVAEHCRDQCQWFQDEYELPGHRLHIGEGPAKALIPRIAHQLEAGVTVLGTVARHGLSGALVGNTAEHVLDHLDGDVLVLKPHALEMQESVPTGHRAA is encoded by the coding sequence ATGCGCTCGATACAGAGGATTCTGGTTGCCATACCTCCTGTTCCCGATAGCCCTGCCCTGCTCCGCGGCCAGCAACTGGCGTTGAAGCTGGGGGCCGAGCTGGATTTGCTGGTCTACGACCCTCACGCCGACCAGAGTGCATTCATCGAACGGCAAGTCACCAACCTTCGCCACCACGGCGTGCGCGCCCGTGGCGAGCAGGCCGATGACGATGCCGCCCACGCCGTGCTCACTGCCTGCCGTGCCCAGGAGAGTGACCTGGTGATCAAGCAACACTTTCCCATCCCCCGGCTCAAGCATCTGTTCATCACCGGTGAAGACGACCAGTTGATCCGTCAATTGCCGGTACCGCTGCTACTGGTCAGAAACGACGTGCCCTGGGAGGGTGGCACGGTGCTGGCGGCCATGGACGTGGAACATCACGATGCCGACCACGTGGCGCTGCAGGGCAACGTCATGGACTATGCCAGCAACTTGAGTGAGATGTTCGGCGCGTCGTTGCATGTGGTCTGCGCCTATTCGCCGGCGTTGATGCCCCAGAACGGGCCGGACGTGACTATCGATCAAATCGTCGCCGAGCATTGCCGCGACCAGTGCCAGTGGTTCCAGGATGAATACGAATTGCCAGGGCATCGCCTGCACATTGGCGAAGGGCCGGCCAAAGCCCTGATACCCAGGATCGCCCACCAGTTGGAGGCAGGGGTGACGGTGTTGGGCACCGTTGCCCGGCATGGCTTGTCGGGGGCACTAGTGGGCAATACCGCCGAGCATGTGCTGGACCACCTCGATGGCGACGTTCTGGTGCTCAAGCCCCATGCGCTGGAGATGCAAGAATCCGTGCCGACGGGGCATCGTGCGGCCTGA
- a CDS encoding formate dehydrogenase subunit delta — MSTANLIKMANQIAQYFAGEPDQQQAVLNVRNHLQMFWTPSMRKELLAWQTAHQGADLHPLAQAAVSGAGWEA, encoded by the coding sequence ATGAGCACTGCCAACCTGATCAAAATGGCCAACCAGATCGCCCAGTACTTCGCTGGAGAACCGGACCAGCAACAGGCCGTGCTCAACGTGCGCAATCATCTGCAGATGTTCTGGACGCCCAGCATGCGCAAGGAGTTGCTGGCCTGGCAGACGGCGCATCAAGGGGCAGACTTGCACCCACTGGCGCAGGCGGCGGTAAGTGGGGCTGGCTGGGAGGCTTAG
- the fdhF gene encoding formate dehydrogenase subunit alpha, which yields MINLFDPAKDIALGTLDLGTLDLGTPARDSQVQVTLNIDGRSISVPEGTSVMRAAALLGTTIPKLCATDSLEAFGSCRMCLVEIDGMRGYPASCTTPVSEGMSVHTQTPKLATLRRNVMELYISDHPLDCLTCSANGNCELQTVAGQVGLREVRYGYEGDNHLADLKDTSNPYFDYDPSKCIVCNRCVRACEETQGTFALTITGRGFESRVAAAGGENFLDSECVSCGACVQACPTATLMEKSVVELGQPERSVITTCAYCGVGCSFRAEMKGDQLVRMVPDKNGQANHGHSCVKGRFAWGYATHPDRITKPMIRKHINDPWQEVSWNEAVTYAASEFRRLQQKYGRDSIGGITSSRCTNEETYLVQKLVRAAFGNNNVDTCARVCHSPTGYGLKQTLGESAGTQSFDSVMQADVILVMGANPSDAHPVFASQLKRRLREGARLIVIDPRRIDLVDSVHARAELHLALRPGTNVAMLNALAHVIVTEGLLNQAFIDARCEGSDFARWSEFVSRAENSPEVLAAICGVAAADIRAAARLYATGGNAAIYYGLGVTEHSQGSTAVMGIANLAMATGNIGREGVGVNPLRGQNNVQGSCDMGSFPHELPGYRHISNEVVRAQFEQAWNVTLQPDPGLRIPNMFEAALGGSFKGLYCQGEDIAQSDPNTQHVTAALSAMECVVVQDIFLNETAKFAHVFLPGSSFLEKDGTFTNAERRISRVRKVMEPLGGKADWEGTVALANALGYPMNYQHPSEIMDEIASLTPTFSNVSYTALERHGSLQWPCNAAAPDGTPTMHIKEFVRGKGRFMLTGYVPTEEKVNNRYPLLLTTGRILSQYNVGAQTRRTDNVAWHDEDRLEIHPTDAESRGINEGDWVGIGSRAGQTVLRARVTERVAPGVVYTTFHFPESGANVITTDNSDWATNCPEYKVTAVEVSRVYHPSEWQKRYQEFSDEQQRLLDERRQARTAGTKAEVRR from the coding sequence ATGATCAATCTCTTCGACCCTGCCAAAGACATCGCCCTCGGCACTCTTGACCTTGGAACTCTTGACCTTGGAACCCCGGCCCGCGACAGCCAGGTGCAGGTCACCCTGAACATCGACGGCCGCAGCATCAGCGTGCCCGAAGGTACCTCGGTGATGCGCGCCGCCGCGCTGCTGGGCACTACCATTCCCAAGCTGTGTGCCACCGACAGCCTGGAAGCCTTCGGCTCCTGCCGCATGTGCCTGGTGGAGATCGACGGCATGCGCGGCTACCCGGCGTCCTGCACCACGCCGGTCAGCGAAGGCATGAGCGTGCACACCCAGACGCCGAAGCTCGCAACCCTGCGCCGCAACGTCATGGAGCTGTACATCTCCGATCACCCGCTGGACTGCCTGACCTGCTCGGCCAACGGCAACTGCGAGCTGCAAACCGTAGCCGGCCAGGTCGGCCTGCGGGAGGTGCGTTACGGCTATGAAGGCGACAACCATCTGGCCGACCTGAAGGACACCTCCAACCCCTACTTCGACTACGACCCGAGCAAGTGCATCGTCTGCAACCGCTGCGTGCGCGCCTGCGAAGAAACCCAGGGCACCTTTGCCCTGACCATTACCGGGCGCGGTTTCGAATCCCGGGTCGCGGCCGCCGGTGGCGAGAACTTCCTCGACTCGGAATGCGTGTCCTGCGGCGCCTGTGTGCAAGCCTGCCCCACCGCGACCCTGATGGAAAAAAGCGTGGTCGAACTGGGTCAGCCCGAACGCAGCGTGATCACCACCTGTGCCTATTGCGGCGTGGGCTGCTCGTTCCGCGCCGAGATGAAAGGCGACCAGCTGGTGCGCATGGTTCCAGACAAGAACGGTCAGGCCAACCACGGCCACTCCTGCGTCAAAGGGCGCTTTGCCTGGGGCTACGCCACCCACCCGGATCGCATCACCAAGCCGATGATCCGCAAGCACATCAACGACCCTTGGCAGGAAGTCAGCTGGAATGAAGCGGTGACCTACGCCGCCAGCGAATTCCGCCGGCTGCAGCAAAAATACGGCCGTGACTCCATTGGTGGCATCACCTCCAGCCGCTGCACCAACGAAGAAACCTACCTGGTGCAAAAACTGGTGCGCGCCGCCTTCGGCAACAACAACGTCGACACCTGTGCGCGGGTCTGCCACTCGCCTACCGGCTATGGCCTGAAACAAACCCTTGGCGAGTCCGCCGGCACCCAGAGTTTCGACTCGGTGATGCAGGCCGACGTGATCCTGGTGATGGGCGCCAACCCCAGCGATGCCCACCCGGTGTTCGCCTCCCAGCTCAAACGCCGCCTGCGTGAAGGCGCGCGGCTGATCGTCATCGATCCACGACGCATTGATCTGGTGGACTCGGTGCATGCCCGCGCTGAACTGCACCTGGCCCTGCGCCCGGGCACCAACGTCGCCATGCTCAACGCCCTGGCCCACGTCATCGTCACCGAAGGCCTGCTCAACCAGGCCTTTATCGACGCCCGTTGCGAGGGCAGCGATTTCGCCCGCTGGAGCGAGTTCGTCAGCCGCGCGGAAAACTCGCCGGAAGTCCTTGCCGCCATCTGCGGCGTCGCCGCTGCCGACATCCGTGCCGCCGCCCGTCTGTATGCCACCGGCGGCAATGCGGCGATCTACTACGGCCTGGGCGTCACCGAGCACAGCCAGGGCAGCACCGCGGTCATGGGCATCGCTAACCTGGCCATGGCCACCGGCAACATCGGCCGCGAAGGTGTGGGCGTGAACCCGTTGCGTGGACAGAACAACGTTCAGGGCTCCTGCGACATGGGCTCCTTCCCCCACGAGCTGCCCGGTTATCGGCACATCTCCAACGAGGTGGTACGGGCGCAGTTCGAACAGGCCTGGAACGTCACCCTGCAACCCGACCCGGGCCTGCGCATCCCCAACATGTTCGAGGCAGCCCTGGGCGGCAGCTTCAAGGGCCTGTATTGCCAAGGCGAAGACATCGCCCAGAGCGACCCCAATACCCAGCACGTCACCGCGGCTCTGTCGGCCATGGAATGCGTGGTGGTGCAGGACATTTTCCTCAACGAAACCGCCAAGTTCGCCCACGTGTTCCTGCCGGGCAGCTCGTTCCTGGAAAAAGACGGCACCTTCACCAACGCCGAGCGACGCATCTCCCGGGTGCGCAAGGTCATGGAGCCTCTGGGCGGCAAAGCCGACTGGGAAGGCACAGTGGCCCTGGCCAACGCCCTGGGTTACCCCATGAACTACCAGCACCCGTCAGAAATCATGGATGAAATCGCCAGCCTGACGCCGACCTTCAGCAACGTCAGCTACACCGCACTGGAGCGCCACGGCAGCCTGCAATGGCCATGCAACGCCGCGGCACCGGACGGTACGCCGACCATGCACATCAAGGAATTCGTGCGCGGCAAGGGGCGCTTCATGCTCACCGGTTATGTGCCCACCGAGGAAAAGGTCAACAATCGCTATCCCCTTCTGCTGACCACCGGGCGCATCCTCAGCCAGTACAACGTCGGCGCCCAGACCCGGCGTACCGACAACGTCGCCTGGCACGACGAAGACCGCCTGGAAATCCACCCGACCGACGCCGAGAGCCGTGGCATCAACGAAGGTGACTGGGTCGGCATCGGCAGCCGCGCCGGACAGACCGTACTGCGTGCGCGGGTCACCGAACGGGTAGCCCCAGGAGTGGTGTACACCACCTTCCACTTCCCTGAATCGGGGGCCAACGTCATCACCACCGACAACTCCGACTGGGCCACCAACTGTCCGGAGTACAAGGTCACCGCCGTGGAAGTCAGCCGCGTCTACCACCCTTCCGAGTGGCAAAAACGCTACCAGGAATTCAGCGACGAACAACAACGCCTGCTCGACGAACGCCGCCAGGCACGCACCGCCGGAACAAAAGCCGAGGTACGCCGATGA